The Deltaproteobacteria bacterium genome window below encodes:
- a CDS encoding response regulator gives MAGEYILVIEDEASVRTLLEKSLSSRGYRVQCCEDGLAGLTALESAKPDLIIVDIMMPRLDGMTFVKAIKGNGETKPIPVIFLTAKNDPKTMIVGINLGARFYVTKPFVIDDLLSKVQKALT, from the coding sequence GTGGCGGGTGAATACATCCTGGTGATCGAGGACGAGGCGTCGGTGCGGACGCTGCTCGAGAAGTCGCTCAGTTCGCGCGGCTATCGGGTCCAGTGCTGCGAAGACGGCCTCGCGGGGCTCACGGCGCTGGAGTCGGCCAAGCCCGACCTCATCATCGTCGACATCATGATGCCGCGGCTCGACGGCATGACCTTCGTGAAGGCGATCAAGGGCAACGGCGAGACCAAGCCGATCCCGGTCATCTTCCTCACCGCGAAGAACGATCCCAAGACGATGATCGTCGGCATCAACCTCGGCGCGCGCTTCTATGTGACCAAGCCGTTCGTGATCGACGACCTGCTCAGCAAGGTCCAGAAGGCGCTCACGTAG